One Eubacteriales bacterium mix99 genomic window carries:
- the ssb gene encoding single-stranded DNA-binding protein, whose translation MLNKAILIGRLTRDPELRSTSNNISVTSFTIAVDRNFTNQQGERETDFIPVVAWRSLAETCARYLTKGRLVAVSGRMQVRSYEGNDGLKRYITEVVADEVQFLERNPNSGGAPGNAPIPGSGNSKPTGNGASEPDGFSPLDVDDDELPF comes from the coding sequence ATGTTAAACAAAGCTATTTTGATCGGACGTTTAACAAGGGATCCCGAACTCAGATCCACTTCAAACAATATAAGCGTTACATCCTTTACCATAGCTGTTGATCGGAATTTTACCAATCAACAGGGAGAAAGGGAAACGGACTTTATCCCCGTTGTTGCGTGGCGCAGCCTGGCGGAGACCTGTGCCAGGTATCTGACAAAGGGCAGGCTTGTTGCAGTGTCCGGACGTATGCAGGTGAGAAGTTATGAAGGCAATGACGGTCTGAAGCGTTATATCACTGAAGTTGTGGCAGACGAAGTTCAGTTCCTGGAGAGGAATCCGAATTCCGGCGGTGCACCTGGAAATGCGCCGATACCGGGCAGCGGAAATTCCAAACCTACCGGCAATGGAGCATCCGAACCGGATGGATTCTCTCCATTGGATGTGGATGACGATGAACTTCCATTCTAA
- the rpsF gene encoding 30S ribosomal protein S6 — translation MNKYETIYVIKPTVEEEGLKALMEKFNTLIEQQGGHVDNVDEWGKRRLAYPIQDFKEGYYVLVNFTAEPTVPHELERVYKITDDIIRFLTIREDEKKAGVD, via the coding sequence ATGAATAAATACGAAACGATTTATGTCATCAAGCCTACAGTGGAAGAGGAAGGCTTGAAGGCTCTGATGGAAAAGTTCAACACTTTGATTGAGCAGCAAGGCGGTCACGTTGATAATGTGGACGAGTGGGGCAAAAGAAGGCTGGCCTATCCGATTCAGGATTTCAAGGAAGGCTACTATGTTCTTGTGAATTTTACTGCTGAACCGACCGTGCCGCATGAGCTGGAACGTGTTTATAAAATAACCGATGATATAATACGCTTTCTGACGATTCGTGAAGATGAAAAAAAGGCGGGTGTTGATTAA
- a CDS encoding DHH family phosphoesterase — protein sequence MKNHFKKLNLPEARIYLAVVLFLALVLLRFDYRVGGMALLVFLLLACYNRRIVRRRKVEWNSYLEALSEDIDWATKNAVLSIPVPLVVIEAGGDITWYNPQFGELFQGEKLLERNIHDFVPELTPSRFGDSRKESHHDLFFHNKWYQVLWTPVKTGNDSRKSKVIFLIYWLDITEEHRIRALYQAQRIVIAHIRVDNYDEVLANTEDTRRAAVLAEIESGIAEWAVGIHAAWVKYDREKFIVVMEAQALKKLQKERFNILDRVRGIQAGNRIPVTLSIGVGLDAENPAQSSISALSAVDLALGRGGDQAVVKQGTKLFFYGGKSQGVEKRTKVKSRVIANALWELMEHSNTVFIMSHEIPDLDSIGSALGIYCCARHVGREAHIVLNKSNVSVEPLMKRLQEKEAYNGLFIRPEDAMEQMDHDTLLVVVDTNRPGFTEAPDLVRKAEHIVVFDHHRRSGDSIENATLTYLESYASSASELVTEVMQYFGENIKVNPLEADALLAGITMDTKNFIFKTGVRTYEAASYLRRLGANPTSVRQLFRDDMDTFVSRSETVKRATMIQQGIAMSECPPDTPNAQLIAAQAADSLLAIQGISASVVLCSTPEGIMISGRSFGSINMQLILEKLGGGGHLTMAGAQLGDISMEEARQRVMDAVEEYLKEFSEEGENK from the coding sequence ATGAAAAACCATTTCAAGAAACTGAACCTGCCGGAAGCCAGGATTTATTTGGCTGTTGTCCTGTTTTTGGCCCTGGTCCTTTTACGATTTGATTACCGGGTCGGCGGAATGGCTCTTCTTGTCTTTCTGCTTCTGGCTTGTTATAACCGGAGAATTGTGCGCCGCCGCAAGGTAGAATGGAACAGTTACCTGGAAGCTCTGTCGGAGGATATTGACTGGGCCACCAAGAATGCGGTATTGAGTATCCCCGTTCCCCTGGTGGTCATCGAGGCGGGAGGGGACATTACCTGGTACAATCCCCAGTTCGGGGAACTGTTTCAGGGGGAAAAGCTGCTGGAGCGCAATATTCATGACTTTGTACCGGAACTGACGCCATCCAGGTTTGGCGACTCCCGGAAGGAAAGTCATCATGATCTGTTCTTTCACAATAAATGGTATCAAGTTCTGTGGACGCCTGTCAAGACGGGAAATGACAGCCGCAAAAGCAAGGTGATCTTCCTGATCTATTGGCTGGATATCACGGAGGAACACCGGATCCGTGCATTGTATCAGGCACAGAGGATCGTGATCGCCCATATCAGGGTGGACAATTATGACGAAGTCCTGGCCAATACGGAGGATACCAGAAGAGCAGCGGTTCTTGCGGAGATTGAATCCGGCATTGCAGAGTGGGCAGTTGGTATTCATGCCGCCTGGGTCAAATATGACCGGGAGAAGTTTATTGTGGTCATGGAGGCGCAGGCACTGAAAAAGCTGCAGAAGGAACGATTCAACATCCTTGACCGGGTGCGGGGGATCCAGGCCGGCAACCGGATCCCGGTTACCCTCAGCATCGGTGTGGGACTGGATGCGGAAAACCCTGCACAGTCCAGCATCAGTGCACTGTCGGCTGTGGACCTGGCTTTGGGACGCGGAGGGGATCAGGCCGTTGTCAAACAGGGTACGAAGCTGTTCTTTTACGGCGGAAAGAGCCAGGGAGTGGAGAAACGGACAAAGGTGAAGTCCAGGGTGATTGCCAATGCGCTGTGGGAGCTGATGGAGCATTCCAATACCGTATTTATCATGAGCCACGAAATCCCGGATCTGGATTCCATTGGTTCCGCATTGGGAATTTACTGCTGCGCCAGGCACGTCGGCCGGGAGGCCCATATTGTACTGAACAAATCCAATGTTTCCGTGGAGCCCCTGATGAAGAGGCTGCAGGAAAAAGAAGCCTACAACGGGCTTTTTATCCGCCCGGAGGATGCGATGGAGCAAATGGATCATGATACGCTGCTGGTTGTAGTGGATACCAACCGGCCCGGCTTTACGGAGGCTCCGGATCTGGTCCGAAAAGCGGAGCATATTGTGGTCTTTGACCATCACAGAAGGAGCGGGGATTCCATTGAAAATGCCACGCTGACTTATCTGGAGTCCTATGCGTCTTCGGCCAGTGAGCTGGTAACTGAGGTCATGCAGTACTTCGGTGAGAATATAAAAGTAAATCCTCTGGAAGCCGATGCATTGCTGGCAGGGATCACCATGGACACCAAGAATTTTATTTTCAAGACCGGAGTCCGGACCTATGAGGCAGCATCCTATCTGCGCAGATTGGGAGCGAATCCCACTTCCGTCCGCCAGTTGTTCCGGGATGATATGGATACCTTTGTCAGCCGGTCGGAAACGGTAAAAAGGGCAACGATGATTCAGCAGGGCATTGCCATGTCGGAGTGCCCACCCGACACGCCCAATGCCCAGCTGATTGCAGCGCAGGCAGCAGACAGCCTGCTGGCCATTCAGGGGATTTCGGCATCGGTGGTTCTGTGTTCCACTCCGGAAGGCATTATGATCAGTGGACGTTCCTTTGGCAGCATCAATATGCAGCTGATATTGGAAAAGCTGGGAGGTGGAGGGCATTTGACCATGGCCGGCGCACAGCTGGGGGATATCTCAATGGAAGAAGCCAGACAGCGGGTTATGGATGCCGTTGAGGAATATTTGAAAGAATTCAGTGAGGAAGGAGAAAACAAATGA
- the dnaB gene encoding replicative DNA helicase, with amino-acid sequence MESGSIQQLKQRIPPNSMEAEQSVLGSMLLDKEAVAAAAEVLHGEDFYSDAHREIYEAILDIYDRGMPADLVTLAEALRQRGTLESVGGGTYISDLSMSVPSTANVRYYIRIVEEKAILRRLIAASGDIMQESYAASEDLDIIIDHAEKKIFDISQRKNDRDFEPIKTILLDTYSRIEELAKNKGKIVGVATGFRDFDLRTSGLNPSDFVLIAGRPSMGKTSFALNIAQYAAVHSKVPVAIFSLEMSREQLVQRMLSCQAHIELQKIRTGDLAEEDWIRLVHAATPLSQAPIYIDDTPAISAMEIRSKARRLKLEHGLGMIVIDYLQLMSGRGNIESRQQEVSDISRSLKALARELEVPVVTLSQLSRGPEARQDHRPMLSDLRESGAIEQDADLVVFLYRDEYYNPDSEKQNIAEAIIAKQRNGPTGTVELVWLGQYTQFASYEKNRQEY; translated from the coding sequence ATGGAATCCGGTTCTATACAACAATTAAAGCAGCGTATTCCTCCGAACAGCATGGAAGCCGAGCAGTCGGTTCTTGGATCAATGCTTCTGGATAAAGAGGCGGTAGCCGCCGCGGCAGAAGTACTGCATGGGGAGGATTTTTATTCCGATGCACACAGGGAGATTTATGAGGCGATCCTGGATATTTACGACCGCGGCATGCCGGCGGACCTGGTCACTTTGGCAGAAGCCCTGCGCCAGAGGGGAACTCTGGAATCGGTGGGAGGCGGCACCTATATCTCCGATCTGTCCATGTCGGTGCCCAGCACCGCCAACGTGCGGTATTACATCCGGATTGTGGAGGAAAAAGCGATTCTCCGCAGATTGATTGCCGCTTCCGGCGATATTATGCAGGAAAGCTATGCAGCTTCCGAGGACCTGGATATCATCATCGATCATGCAGAGAAAAAGATATTTGATATCTCCCAGCGGAAAAATGATCGGGATTTTGAGCCCATAAAAACCATTCTGCTGGATACGTACTCCAGGATTGAGGAACTGGCAAAGAACAAGGGTAAGATTGTAGGGGTTGCCACTGGGTTTCGGGATTTTGACCTGCGCACATCCGGGCTGAATCCGTCGGATTTTGTTCTGATTGCCGGGCGGCCATCCATGGGGAAAACCAGTTTTGCCCTCAACATCGCTCAATATGCAGCCGTCCATTCCAAAGTGCCGGTGGCTATTTTCAGTCTGGAAATGTCCAGGGAGCAGCTGGTGCAGCGTATGCTCAGCTGTCAGGCGCATATTGAGCTCCAGAAGATTCGTACCGGGGATCTGGCGGAAGAGGATTGGATCAGGCTGGTGCATGCGGCAACGCCTCTGTCCCAGGCTCCGATTTATATTGACGACACACCGGCCATTTCTGCCATGGAAATCCGGTCCAAGGCCAGAAGGCTGAAACTGGAGCATGGTCTGGGGATGATCGTGATTGATTATCTTCAGCTGATGTCCGGACGGGGGAACATCGAGTCCAGACAGCAGGAAGTTTCGGATATATCCCGATCCCTCAAGGCGTTGGCCAGGGAGTTGGAAGTGCCTGTTGTGACCCTTTCCCAGCTCAGCCGCGGACCCGAAGCCAGACAGGATCACCGGCCCATGCTGAGTGACCTGAGGGAGTCCGGTGCCATTGAACAGGATGCCGATCTTGTGGTGTTTCTGTATCGGGATGAATACTACAATCCGGATTCGGAGAAGCAGAATATTGCCGAGGCAATTATTGCAAAGCAGAGGAATGGCCCCACAGGCACCGTGGAGCTGGTGTGGCTGGGGCAGTATACCCAGTTTGCAAGTTATGAAAAGAACCGGCAGGAGTATTAA
- the rpsR gene encoding 30S ribosomal protein S18: MADNARRQRNRRPKRRVCAFCADKVDTIDYKDVFKLRKYITERGKILPRRISGNCAKHQRQVTTAIKRARHIALLPYSAE, translated from the coding sequence ATGGCTGATAATGCAAGAAGACAGAGGAACAGAAGGCCCAAGAGACGGGTATGTGCTTTCTGTGCAGATAAAGTGGATACGATTGATTACAAGGACGTATTCAAACTGAGAAAGTATATTACAGAGCGGGGCAAGATTCTTCCCAGAAGAATATCAGGCAACTGCGCAAAGCATCAGCGTCAGGTGACCACGGCAATTAAAAGAGCCCGTCACATTGCACTGCTGCCTTACTCTGCGGAGTAA
- a CDS encoding ABC transporter substrate-binding protein — translation MKRMKRISAMLSALGLLLTAASGCTEKGAAAGKYTVGIAQFAEHGSLDNCREGFLAGLAKEGFTEGKNLRVRYENAQADGGTANQIADSIVAGRADLIAAIGTPMAQSAFRAAGKADTPVIYTAVNDPVAAELAREDGTPTGNVTGTSDRLPVEQQLEMIRTILPDAKKIGILYSTSEVNSISTVQEYRDAAPAYDFKIVESGISVSADIPLAADQLLTKVDCLCNLTDNTVVSSLPLILEKAGRKGIPVFGSEIEQVKIGCLAAVGLDYYELGIQTGKMAGKVLKGEARAEEIPFKVCKEASFYGNTAVAKNLGISIPEELTGTAGEMFDRIAEHQGES, via the coding sequence ATGAAACGGATGAAACGGATATCGGCGATGCTGTCTGCACTTGGTTTGCTTCTCACTGCAGCTTCCGGATGCACGGAAAAAGGAGCAGCGGCAGGAAAGTATACGGTGGGAATTGCGCAGTTTGCGGAGCACGGTTCGCTGGACAACTGCAGGGAAGGATTTCTCGCCGGGCTTGCGAAGGAAGGTTTTACGGAGGGCAAAAACCTGAGGGTTCGGTATGAAAATGCACAGGCAGATGGAGGCACTGCCAATCAGATTGCAGACAGTATTGTTGCCGGCAGGGCCGATCTGATTGCTGCCATTGGCACGCCGATGGCGCAGAGTGCTTTCCGTGCGGCGGGAAAAGCAGACACTCCGGTGATCTATACCGCCGTCAACGATCCCGTTGCCGCGGAGCTGGCCAGGGAGGATGGTACCCCGACCGGGAATGTCACCGGAACCAGTGACCGGCTTCCCGTGGAACAGCAGCTGGAGATGATTCGTACCATCCTGCCGGATGCAAAAAAAATTGGTATTCTGTACAGCACCAGTGAAGTCAATTCCATTTCCACCGTTCAGGAGTACCGGGATGCAGCGCCCGCCTATGATTTTAAGATTGTGGAAAGCGGAATTTCCGTATCGGCTGATATTCCGCTGGCAGCGGATCAATTGCTTACCAAAGTCGATTGCCTCTGTAATCTGACAGATAACACCGTAGTCAGTTCTCTCCCGTTGATTCTGGAGAAAGCAGGCCGGAAAGGGATCCCGGTGTTTGGCAGCGAGATTGAGCAGGTAAAAATCGGATGTCTGGCTGCCGTCGGGCTGGATTATTATGAGCTGGGCATTCAGACCGGAAAAATGGCAGGCAAGGTGCTGAAAGGCGAAGCGAGGGCAGAGGAAATCCCTTTTAAGGTATGTAAGGAAGCTTCCTTTTACGGGAATACCGCTGTTGCCAAAAATCTCGGGATTTCCATACCGGAGGAACTGACCGGTACCGCAGGGGAAATGTTCGACAGGATAGCGGAACATCAGGGGGAATCCTAA
- the rplI gene encoding 50S ribosomal protein L9, whose product MKVILLEDVKNKGQKGEVVNVSDGYARNYLLPHKLAVQATSQGLNELKNRQAAEDKRKETELEEAKKQAQALSGMQVTVKAKSGENGKLFGSVTNKEIADTLKSRHHLNIDRKKIVLPEPIRNLGNFRLEVKVYPEVTAMLNVKVEEE is encoded by the coding sequence ATGAAGGTAATTTTATTGGAAGATGTAAAAAACAAGGGACAAAAAGGCGAGGTTGTCAACGTCAGCGACGGTTATGCACGCAATTATCTGCTGCCCCATAAGCTGGCGGTTCAGGCCACCAGTCAGGGCCTGAATGAATTGAAGAACCGGCAGGCTGCAGAGGATAAGCGCAAGGAAACAGAACTGGAGGAAGCAAAGAAGCAGGCGCAAGCCCTGTCCGGTATGCAGGTGACGGTAAAGGCCAAAAGCGGGGAGAACGGCAAGCTGTTTGGTTCCGTGACGAATAAGGAGATTGCCGATACCCTGAAGTCCCGGCATCATCTGAATATTGACCGGAAGAAGATTGTGTTGCCGGAGCCCATCCGAAACCTGGGGAATTTCCGTCTGGAGGTAAAGGTTTATCCTGAAGTAACCGCCATGCTGAATGTAAAGGTGGAGGAAGAGTAG
- a CDS encoding ABC transporter permease yields MTDIITGILEEGLTYAIMALGVYLTYRILNFPDLSVDGTFPLGGAVTAALLQAGVNPLVTLPVSFFAGAAAGMLTGLIHIKLRVRDLLSGIIMMTALYSLNLRIAGRANVPVFSRETIFDNTFLDKWVPTGVRPFLAVLLLFLMGMVMKRLLDWYLGTKSGSLLRAAGDNEALVTSLAKDKGTVKIIGLSISNAFVALSGCLYCQKSGFFEISTGTGTMVIGLASVIIGMKLFQRRSSVKATTAVIFGSIVYKTCVSAAISLGMAASDLKLITAVLFLLILAVSNGQKGQVTANA; encoded by the coding sequence ATGACGGATATTATAACAGGAATATTGGAGGAAGGCCTGACTTATGCGATTATGGCGCTGGGGGTATATCTTACTTACCGGATACTGAACTTTCCGGACCTGTCCGTGGACGGAACCTTTCCGCTGGGAGGAGCGGTTACTGCAGCCCTGCTCCAGGCTGGTGTGAATCCCCTGGTTACTCTGCCTGTTTCCTTTTTTGCAGGGGCAGCTGCCGGAATGCTGACCGGACTGATTCATATAAAGCTCCGGGTAAGGGATCTGCTGTCCGGCATTATCATGATGACCGCCCTGTATTCCCTGAACCTGCGGATTGCAGGCAGAGCCAATGTACCTGTGTTCTCCAGGGAAACCATCTTTGACAATACTTTTCTGGACAAATGGGTTCCGACCGGTGTCCGGCCCTTTCTGGCAGTTCTCCTCCTGTTTCTGATGGGAATGGTCATGAAGCGGCTGCTGGATTGGTATCTTGGCACAAAATCCGGGAGTCTGCTCCGGGCTGCAGGGGACAACGAAGCCCTGGTCACCTCCCTGGCAAAGGACAAGGGCACGGTTAAAATCATTGGATTGTCCATTTCCAATGCGTTTGTTGCCCTGTCCGGCTGTCTCTATTGTCAGAAAAGCGGATTCTTTGAGATTTCCACCGGAACCGGCACCATGGTGATCGGTCTTGCCAGTGTCATTATCGGGATGAAACTGTTTCAGAGGCGATCCTCTGTAAAAGCGACAACCGCAGTGATCTTTGGCTCCATCGTCTACAAGACATGCGTGTCTGCTGCCATTTCCCTTGGCATGGCCGCTTCCGATCTGAAGCTGATTACAGCCGTGCTGTTTCTGCTGATTCTGGCCGTGAGCAACGGGCAAAAAGGGCAGGTGACGGCAAATGCTTGA
- a CDS encoding MazG-like family protein: MAKDAELDIAKNIRLVEWLKSEILTSVAEIYRLLANGIKGSQEALADCLSSMIVAAYLLGKRLGISYDTIGRRIERKIRLGIVEEHDVEKYYGDLTSLGEYCKTGKEG, translated from the coding sequence ATGGCAAAAGATGCAGAGCTGGACATTGCAAAGAATATACGATTGGTGGAATGGCTGAAAAGTGAAATCCTGACATCAGTAGCAGAGATTTACCGGCTGCTGGCCAATGGCATCAAAGGATCCCAGGAAGCGTTGGCGGATTGTCTTTCCAGTATGATTGTTGCTGCTTATTTGCTTGGAAAGAGGCTGGGTATCTCCTATGATACGATTGGCCGCAGGATCGAACGCAAAATCCGCCTTGGCATTGTGGAGGAGCACGATGTGGAAAAGTATTATGGGGACCTGACCTCTCTCGGTGAATACTGTAAAACCGGGAAAGAGGGTTGA
- a CDS encoding DUF2232 domain-containing protein: protein MNLQFVSGFFLIALPIVLIVLQAWKLGKRSDFYENILLSSGSVLLSILLYLKVYSMRTGQSAFDAVWNSFRQVLTSGAVNTDEILSRYHELGIFKNFTSAQQLADFMIQQMKQAVPASLLIYSIVHGAFLFLVICFIMKKSGRDMRQIPAFAEWKLPRGMGFGLIVLLLITLFGSWMGIPNFEVVYSTVTALISFLFMVLGLSALWFFLKAVRIPFVFRLLLAVFLYLLLGFGLPLLGILDHIFRLRKRYRDKFILNKN, encoded by the coding sequence ATGAATTTGCAGTTTGTCTCGGGCTTTTTCCTCATTGCTCTGCCAATTGTGCTGATTGTGCTGCAGGCCTGGAAACTGGGAAAGCGGTCCGATTTCTATGAGAATATTTTATTGTCATCCGGGAGTGTCCTGCTTTCCATATTACTGTATTTAAAGGTTTATTCCATGAGAACCGGACAATCGGCTTTTGACGCAGTATGGAACTCCTTTCGGCAGGTATTGACCAGCGGCGCAGTCAATACAGATGAAATTTTGTCCAGGTATCATGAATTGGGGATATTCAAGAATTTTACTTCTGCACAGCAGCTGGCCGATTTTATGATACAGCAGATGAAGCAGGCAGTGCCCGCTTCGCTTCTGATTTATTCCATTGTTCACGGAGCATTTTTATTTCTTGTGATTTGTTTTATCATGAAGAAGTCCGGCCGCGACATGAGACAGATCCCTGCATTTGCGGAATGGAAGCTGCCCAGGGGGATGGGGTTTGGCTTGATTGTCCTGCTGCTGATTACCCTGTTTGGCAGCTGGATGGGGATTCCAAACTTTGAAGTGGTATATTCTACGGTCACCGCATTGATTTCATTTCTTTTTATGGTGCTGGGCCTTTCGGCATTATGGTTTTTTCTGAAAGCAGTTCGGATTCCTTTTGTTTTTCGGCTGCTGCTGGCTGTTTTTCTTTATCTGCTTCTGGGGTTTGGACTGCCTCTTCTGGGGATACTGGACCATATTTTTCGGTTACGGAAGCGGTATCGGGATAAATTTATTCTCAACAAGAACTAA
- a CDS encoding GDSL-type esterase/lipase family protein, whose translation MFEEEVNAIANKYSLKRQNEIIFYGASNFRMWTDLEDDLSEYKVQNHGFGGCTDKDLLENADRILYPYHPSLVFFQTGSNDYVDQTGTEHEIAAACMAYKKKMFDTVYEKLPEAKLVVMSGLLLPGRSRYASLTMKINDKLRKYCDSPDYMYFVDTTSMTYDGKDYDTSLFLPDGMHLNREGQRKWCKEYIKPQIDALVREYDLFWLRNERSK comes from the coding sequence ATGTTTGAAGAAGAAGTCAATGCCATTGCGAATAAGTATAGCCTGAAGCGTCAGAATGAGATTATTTTTTACGGCGCATCCAACTTCAGGATGTGGACAGATCTGGAAGATGACCTCAGTGAGTACAAGGTACAGAATCATGGGTTCGGCGGATGTACGGACAAGGATCTTTTGGAAAATGCGGACCGAATACTGTATCCGTATCATCCGTCCCTGGTCTTCTTCCAGACCGGTTCCAACGATTATGTGGATCAGACCGGTACCGAACACGAAATTGCCGCTGCATGCATGGCTTATAAGAAAAAAATGTTTGATACGGTTTATGAAAAATTACCGGAAGCAAAGCTGGTTGTAATGAGCGGACTTCTGCTTCCCGGCAGAAGCCGGTATGCGTCGCTGACGATGAAGATCAATGACAAGCTGAGAAAATACTGTGATTCCCCGGATTATATGTATTTTGTGGATACCACGTCCATGACTTATGACGGAAAGGATTATGACACTTCGCTGTTTTTGCCGGATGGGATGCATTTGAACCGCGAAGGTCAGCGGAAATGGTGTAAGGAATATATCAAACCGCAGATCGACGCATTGGTCAGGGAGTATGACTTATTCTGGCTGCGAAACGAGCGATCCAAATAA
- a CDS encoding NYN domain-containing protein produces MDKKNFAIFIDLENTGGKVITLNRVIEKIKIKGDILIGKVYGYQEAFSGLKEVLLSNTFNVLPSIKYGVNQKNNLDIQLVIDALDVAYTNDLIDCFCIVSGDSDYTPLVGKLKSMGKYVLGISRSEVASNIFIKACNEFIFLESVTTDSSSPASDEDDTYSDPDDLSEVLEKIISDQADTDGTMFVSELKKTLLRLRPEFSEKSYGYSSFGKLLNVMETRYHTIKVFGDNNSLKVKLLGDQKNLSGEISKSNWVSILQNLLTRLKNSGFNRVNPSIIKSELQKKYPDFDERQIGFKKFSDMMKRLEKDKIIRIEFNEAKTMLIKIL; encoded by the coding sequence ATGGATAAAAAGAATTTTGCGATATTCATTGATCTGGAAAACACCGGCGGCAAAGTCATCACCCTGAATCGTGTCATTGAGAAGATCAAGATAAAAGGCGACATTCTGATTGGCAAGGTGTACGGTTATCAGGAGGCTTTCTCCGGGCTGAAGGAGGTATTGCTTTCCAATACCTTCAATGTCCTGCCATCCATCAAGTACGGCGTAAACCAGAAAAACAATTTGGATATACAGTTGGTCATCGATGCTCTGGATGTCGCTTATACCAATGACCTGATAGACTGTTTCTGTATCGTGTCCGGCGACAGTGACTATACCCCCCTGGTTGGGAAACTAAAGTCCATGGGCAAGTATGTGCTGGGCATTTCCCGTTCCGAAGTGGCTTCCAACATATTTATCAAGGCATGCAATGAGTTTATTTTTCTGGAATCCGTTACGACGGATTCTTCCAGCCCGGCATCGGACGAAGACGATACCTACAGTGATCCGGATGATCTTTCAGAGGTTCTGGAAAAAATCATCAGTGATCAGGCAGATACGGACGGTACCATGTTTGTCAGTGAACTGAAAAAGACGTTGCTGCGTCTGCGGCCGGAGTTCAGTGAAAAGAGCTACGGCTACAGTTCCTTTGGCAAACTGCTGAATGTTATGGAGACCCGATACCATACCATAAAGGTCTTCGGTGACAACAACTCCCTGAAGGTGAAATTACTCGGCGATCAAAAAAATCTGTCAGGGGAGATCAGCAAGTCCAATTGGGTCAGTATTCTGCAGAACCTCCTGACCAGGCTGAAAAACAGTGGATTTAACCGTGTCAATCCCAGTATCATCAAGTCCGAGCTTCAGAAAAAGTACCCGGATTTTGACGAACGCCAGATTGGATTTAAAAAATTCAGCGACATGATGAAACGCCTCGAAAAGGATAAGATCATCCGGATCGAATTCAACGAGGCGAAGACCATGCTGATCAAAATCCTCTGA
- a CDS encoding ATP-binding cassette domain-containing protein, producing the protein MLELRGIQKHYNPGTAHELCLFDHFNFTVGDREFVTVVGSNGSGKTSLLNMICGSIPLDCGKIILRGKDITGMPEYKRLKFIGRVFQDPAMGTCPGMTLLENLSLADNKGKAFGLKKGIDAKRISRYREALRELNLGLEENPDIPVGALSGGQRQALALLMSTMTPIEFLILDEHTAALDPGTAERIMELTDKIVKAKGITTIMVTHNLRYAVEYGTRLVMMHQGKMVMDRSKKEKEQLKVDDILDKFNEISMGYAQKRDLRK; encoded by the coding sequence ATGCTTGAGCTGCGGGGGATTCAGAAGCATTATAATCCGGGTACGGCTCACGAACTCTGTTTATTTGACCATTTTAATTTTACCGTGGGGGATCGGGAGTTCGTAACGGTGGTAGGGAGCAACGGCTCAGGGAAAACATCCTTGCTGAATATGATATGCGGCAGCATTCCGTTGGACTGTGGGAAAATTATCCTCCGGGGAAAGGACATCACCGGCATGCCCGAGTACAAAAGACTGAAGTTTATCGGAAGGGTCTTTCAGGATCCGGCTATGGGCACCTGTCCCGGCATGACTCTTCTTGAAAATCTGTCCCTGGCGGATAATAAGGGGAAAGCCTTTGGACTGAAGAAAGGGATTGATGCGAAACGAATCTCCCGGTACCGGGAGGCTCTCCGGGAGCTGAACCTGGGACTGGAGGAGAATCCGGACATTCCGGTAGGAGCCCTGTCCGGCGGTCAGCGGCAGGCCCTGGCTTTGCTGATGTCCACCATGACCCCCATCGAATTCCTGATTCTGGATGAGCATACCGCAGCGCTGGATCCTGGCACGGCGGAACGGATTATGGAGCTAACGGACAAGATCGTAAAGGCGAAGGGAATCACCACCATTATGGTGACACACAATCTGCGGTATGCGGTGGAATATGGAACCCGGCTGGTCATGATGCATCAGGGTAAAATGGTAATGGATCGGTCGAAAAAGGAAAAGGAGCAATTAAAAGTCGATGATATTCTTGATAAATTCAATGAAATCAGCATGGGTTATGCACAGAAACGCGATTTACGGAAATAA